A part of Chanodichthys erythropterus isolate Z2021 chromosome 4, ASM2448905v1, whole genome shotgun sequence genomic DNA contains:
- the pnrc1 gene encoding proline-rich nuclear receptor coactivator 1 isoform X1, with protein sequence MLGDAFGHRVDSSVENKAMKISRSKQALLKKRGRNVHSKHNKASANINKSSFKSPLTTHEELKPAHSKPATNKQQLKSKTECDERGSQSSRASVHSSSRLEQTTENLNKRRQSSKQRNMPDNTQLAKRHQNSMNTEKSPLYPAEGLKRVNACPSELSSEADKTYAGAKFSEPPSPSVLPKPPRHWVGDCVHQHTAAQHNCSKEQMSEHLKTLLKVQAEP encoded by the exons ATGCTGGGCGATGCTTTTGGACATCGTGTTGATTCAAGCGTGGAGAATAAAGCAATGAAGATAAGTAGATCAAAACAAGCGCTCTTGAAGAAGAGAGGACGAAACGTTCACAGTAAACACAACAAAGCATCAGCAAACATCAACAAAAGCAGCTTTAAATCCCCATTAACCACCCATGAAGAGCTCAAACCAGCTCATTCTAAACCAGCCACGAATAAACAG CAGCTGAAGTCAAAAACAGAATGTGATGAGCGAGGAAGCCAGTCCAGCAGAGCGTCTGTCCACAGCTCGAGCAGGCTTGAGCAAACCACTGAGAACCTGAACAAACGAAGACAGTCGAGCAAGCAAAGAAACATGCCAGACAACACCCAGCTTGCCAAAAGACACCAGAACTCCATGAACACAGAGAAGAGCCCGCTGTACCCGGCTGAGGGCCTCAAGAGGGTGAACGCTTGCCCTTCTGAGCTTTCATCAGAGGCAGATAAGACATATGCTGGAGCAAAGTTCAGCGAGCCGCCCTCACCCAGCGTCCTTCCCAAACCGCCCAGGCACTGGGTGGGAGATTGTGTTCACCAACATACGGCTGCACAGCACAACTGCAGCAAAGAGCAGATGTCTGAGCACCTGAAAACCTTGCTGAAGGTCCAAGCAGAACCTTGA
- the pnrc1 gene encoding proline-rich nuclear receptor coactivator 1 isoform X3, with amino-acid sequence MKSSNQLILNQPRINRKKNFIQVWNNMRLKSKTECDERGSQSSRASVHSSSRLEQTTENLNKRRQSSKQRNMPDNTQLAKRHQNSMNTEKSPLYPAEGLKRVNACPSELSSEADKTYAGAKFSEPPSPSVLPKPPRHWVGDCVHQHTAAQHNCSKEQMSEHLKTLLKVQAEP; translated from the exons ATGAAGAGCTCAAACCAGCTCATTCTAAACCAGCCACGAATAAACAG aaaaaagaacttcatacaggtttggaacaacatgagg CTGAAGTCAAAAACAGAATGTGATGAGCGAGGAAGCCAGTCCAGCAGAGCGTCTGTCCACAGCTCGAGCAGGCTTGAGCAAACCACTGAGAACCTGAACAAACGAAGACAGTCGAGCAAGCAAAGAAACATGCCAGACAACACCCAGCTTGCCAAAAGACACCAGAACTCCATGAACACAGAGAAGAGCCCGCTGTACCCGGCTGAGGGCCTCAAGAGGGTGAACGCTTGCCCTTCTGAGCTTTCATCAGAGGCAGATAAGACATATGCTGGAGCAAAGTTCAGCGAGCCGCCCTCACCCAGCGTCCTTCCCAAACCGCCCAGGCACTGGGTGGGAGATTGTGTTCACCAACATACGGCTGCACAGCACAACTGCAGCAAAGAGCAGATGTCTGAGCACCTGAAAACCTTGCTGAAGGTCCAAGCAGAACCTTGA
- the pnrc1 gene encoding proline-rich nuclear receptor coactivator 1 isoform X2 translates to MKSSNQLILNQPRINRKKNFIQVWNNMRQLKSKTECDERGSQSSRASVHSSSRLEQTTENLNKRRQSSKQRNMPDNTQLAKRHQNSMNTEKSPLYPAEGLKRVNACPSELSSEADKTYAGAKFSEPPSPSVLPKPPRHWVGDCVHQHTAAQHNCSKEQMSEHLKTLLKVQAEP, encoded by the exons ATGAAGAGCTCAAACCAGCTCATTCTAAACCAGCCACGAATAAACAG aaaaaagaacttcatacaggtttggaacaacatgagg CAGCTGAAGTCAAAAACAGAATGTGATGAGCGAGGAAGCCAGTCCAGCAGAGCGTCTGTCCACAGCTCGAGCAGGCTTGAGCAAACCACTGAGAACCTGAACAAACGAAGACAGTCGAGCAAGCAAAGAAACATGCCAGACAACACCCAGCTTGCCAAAAGACACCAGAACTCCATGAACACAGAGAAGAGCCCGCTGTACCCGGCTGAGGGCCTCAAGAGGGTGAACGCTTGCCCTTCTGAGCTTTCATCAGAGGCAGATAAGACATATGCTGGAGCAAAGTTCAGCGAGCCGCCCTCACCCAGCGTCCTTCCCAAACCGCCCAGGCACTGGGTGGGAGATTGTGTTCACCAACATACGGCTGCACAGCACAACTGCAGCAAAGAGCAGATGTCTGAGCACCTGAAAACCTTGCTGAAGGTCCAAGCAGAACCTTGA